In the genome of Metabacillus litoralis, the window GGAAAATTATGCGGACCACTTAGATATTTGGCTTCAATCCCAGCTGTCCATTTTAAATAGGAAAAGTTTTAACCTGTTTCAACTGCTTTTCGAAAAGTCGCTAATTACATTACTGATTCAAATAAAATATAACCGAATCTCTGCTGTATTAATGTTTTTATTATCTATTTTTACTTACCTTGTCCAGAGTTACAACAAGTGGGCAGATGAGAGTTTTTCAGTCATTACCAATAAAAAACCCCATGAAAATAGGGAACTTAAAAGACTCCAACTGTTAGACAAATTAAATAAGCTCCTGATTCGCTCTTCAGGAGTTCAAGACTTGCCATATATATTAAAAAAGTGTGAAGACTATTTTCATTATAAACGATGTGTTTTTTACGCTTATATTCCCTGGTCAAATCAGTTCTATGGTGTCATAGGTGCCGAACTTCCAAAGGTGCAAAGCATGAAAGGACAAATAACCGAGGAGAATATCTTTTTTAGTTCAAAAAAACCAATTTATTTAAAGAGCCCCCAAAATTATATAAAAAAAGAGCATATCAAATTATTTAATCTGTCTTCTATTATTTTTTTACCGCTCACTCATAAAAATCAATTGTTTGGGTGGCTTACTTTTGATCAGCTAGGGGAAGAATTTGATTGTTCGAAAGAGGAATTAGCTTTACTCGAGCAAGTGGGGAAACGTCTTGGATTATTTTTATCAAGAAAAGGAGACGCGGCAGCAAAAACCCCAGACCTTCATTTAACAGAAAGAGAAGCCAATATTCTCGATTTGCTTGCAGAAGGATATGACAATAAAAAAATGGGTGAATTATTGTTTTTAAGTGAGCATACGGTGAGAGATTATGTAAGCAGTTTAATGACTAAACTGAAAGCAAAAAACAGGACCCAAGTGGTTGCCTGTGCTTTTCGGTTAGGATTATTACATTAATTTTCAACCTATTTAGTATTTTTATCATTAAATGAGCGTTAAAAGAAGAGAAAATTGTAGATTTGAATTAATAAACATTTAGGTTTCGATATAGTTGTAGAATAAGTATAATTAAAGAGGTTGTTCAAAAAGAATTCTTAACACTTTAATTTATTCATCAATTGAAAACTATCTATTTTTGCCATGTTTTCTTTATTACTTTGTTATATGAAATCCTTTTCGTTTGTTTTGTTTAAAATATATGTACTTACTGTATATTTATACTTTGTTTTTGACATCTAAAGAATGATCGCACCAAAAGACGAGTGGAGAGATAAGTATGGAAAGAATTAAAAAATTCCTTTTATTATTGTTTCTGATAGTGTTTACTTGTTTGACAGTTGCTCCAACTGTTAATTTTGCAGTTCATGGTAATGAGATAACAGCAAAAAATGGGGTACTTGATTTACGTGATATAAATTTTGAAGAGCACAATTATATAGAGATGAGTGGGGAGTGGGGTTTATATTGGAACAAATTCCTCAAACCAGAAAAAGTACCGGATAATCCCTCAACTTTTGTTTCATTTCCTCATATGTGGATGGGTTCTGAAATGAACAATGAGACATTACCAGGTGAGGGACATGCCACATATACACTT includes:
- a CDS encoding LuxR C-terminal-related transcriptional regulator, with product MSQPIQKYEEITFQQFVLFIKTHSKQIEENINTYLNLEASISETDRKIIEALLQSFLQLLTNPNTEVSKENYADHLDIWLQSQLSILNRKSFNLFQLLFEKSLITLLIQIKYNRISAVLMFLLSIFTYLVQSYNKWADESFSVITNKKPHENRELKRLQLLDKLNKLLIRSSGVQDLPYILKKCEDYFHYKRCVFYAYIPWSNQFYGVIGAELPKVQSMKGQITEENIFFSSKKPIYLKSPQNYIKKEHIKLFNLSSIIFLPLTHKNQLFGWLTFDQLGEEFDCSKEELALLEQVGKRLGLFLSRKGDAAAKTPDLHLTEREANILDLLAEGYDNKKMGELLFLSEHTVRDYVSSLMTKLKAKNRTQVVACAFRLGLLH